The following proteins are co-located in the Alphaproteobacteria bacterium genome:
- a CDS encoding acyl-CoA dehydrogenase — translation MLELLQAIDHRFLNIICGVIFLYFGYKGASLLTFFFLGLFYLVGVSFNLTFLLVYVGVSLIFLLKPIRRYVISSFLVKLIKKLGMLPKISETEEIALQAGTTWIESELFSGRPDFKRILSEPYNDLTKTEKSFMENQVEEICAMTNDWQVFSDRDLTKESWSYLKKEKFFGMIIPKKYGGLGFSALGHSAVVAKLATRSQVLAITVMVPNSLGPAELLLRYGTKKQKDNLLPKLANGEEIPCFGLTEPQAGSDATSIISEGEVIKDKNGKIKLKLNFRKRYITLGAVATIIGLAFRIRDPKNLLGRGKDLGISCALIKSNKKEITIRRHDPLSVPFVNATLIGEDVIIDLADIIGGEQQIGEGWKMLMECLSIGRGISLPATSTGGAKMIARIVGDYAYIRRQFGLPIGKFEGIEEPMSEIAGLTYMLDAARIFTATSIDNGNRPAVANAIVKYHHTERFRDIVNHGMDILGGAAICRGPRNLLAHAYFGTPIAITVEGANIMTRSLIHFGQGAIRCHPYSYNEMKALMSGDLAKFDDNFFRHIGHLFRNKIRSVILSLSRGYLYSPKSTGLVGRYEARLAWASASFAYLADVALAIYGGNIKRKEKLNGRFGDILSNMYLASSVMRRFVAEGKKNEDKAYFIWSMEYCLSEIQVAFTDIFRNLCKGPLGFIYRVFGGFYNRINPIAQVKNDELSHKLAASLMEDSTTRDRLTSDVFIAKDQNDQLAKLEHCFRELKKSDKIYKKVKIAISNGKLDKNSENLYKQAVKEKIISATEKAQLETVDKLQLDAVEVDSFEQKDYLSHKMNKPMV, via the coding sequence ATGTTGGAATTATTGCAAGCTATTGATCATAGGTTCTTAAATATTATTTGCGGAGTGATATTTTTATATTTTGGCTATAAAGGAGCTTCATTGCTGACTTTTTTCTTTCTTGGCTTATTTTATTTGGTTGGGGTTAGTTTTAATTTAACCTTTTTGCTAGTTTATGTAGGGGTATCTTTAATTTTTTTGTTAAAGCCAATAAGAAGATATGTTATTTCTAGTTTTCTAGTTAAGCTAATAAAAAAATTAGGCATGCTGCCTAAAATTTCTGAAACTGAGGAAATAGCTTTACAAGCTGGAACCACCTGGATTGAATCTGAGCTATTTTCTGGTCGCCCTGATTTTAAAAGAATATTGAGTGAGCCTTATAATGATTTAACTAAAACAGAGAAATCATTTATGGAGAATCAAGTTGAAGAAATCTGCGCTATGACAAATGATTGGCAAGTTTTTAGTGATAGAGATTTAACTAAAGAAAGTTGGTCATATTTAAAGAAAGAGAAGTTTTTTGGTATGATTATACCTAAAAAATATGGTGGTTTAGGTTTTAGCGCTTTAGGACATTCGGCTGTGGTTGCTAAATTGGCTACTAGGTCACAAGTGTTAGCTATAACTGTGATGGTACCTAACTCGCTTGGTCCTGCTGAATTGCTATTGCGTTATGGTACAAAAAAGCAGAAAGATAATTTGTTACCTAAGCTGGCCAATGGAGAAGAGATTCCATGTTTTGGTTTAACTGAGCCACAAGCTGGCAGTGATGCAACTTCTATTATTTCAGAAGGTGAAGTAATTAAAGATAAAAATGGTAAAATAAAATTAAAATTAAATTTTCGTAAGCGTTATATAACTTTAGGAGCAGTTGCAACCATTATAGGACTTGCTTTTAGAATAAGGGATCCTAAAAATTTACTTGGTAGGGGCAAAGATCTTGGTATTAGCTGTGCTTTAATTAAAAGTAACAAAAAAGAAATTACCATAAGAAGACATGATCCATTATCAGTGCCTTTTGTGAATGCCACATTAATAGGTGAAGATGTAATAATAGATTTAGCTGATATAATTGGTGGTGAGCAGCAAATTGGAGAGGGTTGGAAAATGCTTATGGAGTGCCTTTCAATTGGTAGAGGTATTTCTTTACCCGCAACTAGTACTGGTGGTGCAAAAATGATTGCTAGAATAGTTGGTGATTATGCTTATATCAGGAGACAATTTGGCTTGCCTATTGGTAAGTTTGAAGGTATTGAAGAGCCAATGTCCGAGATAGCTGGTTTAACATATATGTTAGATGCAGCTAGAATTTTTACAGCAACTAGCATAGATAATGGTAATAGGCCAGCTGTTGCAAATGCAATTGTAAAATATCACCATACAGAGAGATTTAGGGATATTGTAAATCATGGTATGGATATTTTAGGTGGCGCTGCTATTTGTAGAGGACCTAGAAACTTATTAGCCCATGCTTATTTTGGTACACCAATTGCTATTACAGTTGAAGGTGCAAATATTATGACTAGAAGCCTTATACATTTTGGGCAAGGAGCAATTAGATGTCATCCATACTCATATAATGAAATGAAGGCTTTAATGTCAGGAGATTTGGCTAAATTTGACGATAATTTTTTTAGACATATTGGCCATTTATTTAGAAATAAAATTAGATCAGTAATTTTAAGTTTATCTAGAGGTTATCTATATAGCCCAAAATCAACTGGCTTAGTTGGTCGATATGAAGCTAGACTTGCCTGGGCTTCTGCGAGCTTTGCTTATTTGGCAGATGTTGCTCTTGCTATATATGGTGGTAATATTAAGCGTAAAGAGAAATTAAATGGTCGCTTTGGCGATATATTATCTAACATGTATTTAGCCTCTTCTGTAATGCGAAGATTTGTGGCTGAAGGAAAGAAAAATGAAGATAAAGCTTATTTTATTTGGTCTATGGAATATTGCCTTTCAGAAATACAAGTTGCTTTTACAGATATTTTTAGAAATTTATGTAAGGGCCCATTAGGTTTTATTTACAGAGTTTTTGGCGGTTTTTATAATCGTATTAACCCTATTGCACAAGTTAAGAATGACGAGTTGTCACATAAATTAGCAGCAAGCTTAATGGAGGATAGTACAACACGGGATAGATTAACCAGTGATGTCTTTATTGCCAAAGATCAAAATGACCAATTAGCTAAATTAGAACATTGCTTTAGAGAGCTTAAAAAATCTGATAAAATTTATAAGAAAGTTAAAATTGCTATCAGCAATGGTAAATTAGATAAAAATTCAGAAAATTTATATAAGCAAGCAGTAAAAGAGAAAATTATTTCGGCAACAGAAAAAGCTCAACTTGAGACTGTAGATAAATTACAATTAGATGCAGTTGAAGTGGATTCTTTTGAGCAGAAAGATTACTTGAGTCACAAAATGAATAAACCTATGGTGTAA
- a CDS encoding fatty-acid oxidation protein subunit alpha: MTIKTAFKLAIKQDGIATLTFSLPESKVNILRSDILLELNQLIDEIAKNKDIKLLIFRSAKEDNFIAGADINEIKSINSEEDALKIVKQGQDILTNLANLKCITLAYINGSSLGGGTELALACDFRIAAASAKVQIGLPEVNLGIIPGFGGTQRLPRLIGIIKSLPMILTGKAVNYKKAYKIGLIDDYFPEEFAESNINSFVKNILSSNYRDKLIKRRATRPFIEKVNLFDDIIFEKAKKNIIKKTKGHYPAPLAALKLVANSYNESLTKGLDMELESFAKLVTGDICKNLISLYYTNEKIKKDNGVKQKIAEIEIKRAAVVGAGVMGGGIAWLYSNIDIPVRMRDITTNALALGFKQVNKIYRQLLKIRKYNKNQITNKLALISATTEMVGFKSCDIVSEAVIENLDIKKMVALEIEKNVDKKCIIASNTSSISITEMAKDLKYPERFIGLHFFNPVNKMPLVEIIAGKKTNKETIASVVKLAKRAKKTPIVVADCAGFLVNRILLTYINEAFYILQEIGDAKRIDNVIEKFGMPMGPFILADTVGLDVGYKVAKILEDAYGQRMLVSKLIDQLYNNKKLLGKKSGAGIYLYQGKKVTCNFAINSLCNKNEITDGEIQDRLILVMINEAARCLEEKVVDSAEYLDMAMIMGTGFPAFRGGLLRYADKLSIADLIDKLNKLSDQYGDKFSPANLLLKMKKEQTKFYN; encoded by the coding sequence ATGACGATAAAAACTGCTTTTAAATTAGCTATAAAGCAAGATGGTATAGCAACTTTAACTTTTTCTTTACCCGAAAGTAAGGTTAATATTTTGAGATCAGATATATTATTAGAGCTGAATCAACTAATCGATGAAATTGCAAAGAATAAAGATATAAAATTGCTGATTTTTAGGAGCGCTAAGGAAGATAATTTTATTGCAGGTGCTGACATAAATGAGATAAAAAGCATAAATTCAGAGGAAGATGCTTTAAAGATAGTAAAGCAGGGTCAAGATATTTTGACTAATTTGGCTAATTTAAAATGTATAACTTTAGCTTATATTAATGGTTCGTCTTTAGGCGGTGGTACTGAATTAGCTTTAGCATGTGATTTTAGAATAGCTGCAGCTTCAGCTAAGGTGCAAATAGGTTTGCCAGAAGTTAATTTGGGAATCATACCTGGCTTTGGAGGTACACAAAGATTACCTCGGTTAATTGGCATAATAAAGTCATTACCCATGATTTTAACTGGCAAAGCGGTAAATTATAAAAAAGCTTATAAAATAGGCTTGATAGATGATTATTTTCCTGAAGAGTTTGCAGAAAGCAATATAAATTCTTTTGTGAAAAACATATTAAGCTCTAATTATCGGGATAAGTTAATAAAGAGAAGGGCCACAAGACCTTTTATTGAAAAAGTAAATTTATTTGATGACATTATTTTTGAGAAGGCAAAAAAAAACATTATAAAGAAAACTAAAGGACATTACCCAGCACCTTTAGCTGCGTTAAAATTGGTCGCTAATAGCTACAATGAATCTTTAACTAAAGGGCTCGATATGGAGTTAGAGTCTTTTGCTAAGCTTGTAACTGGAGACATCTGTAAAAATTTAATTTCTTTATATTATACTAATGAAAAAATCAAAAAAGATAATGGAGTTAAGCAAAAAATAGCAGAAATTGAAATTAAGCGGGCTGCTGTAGTTGGAGCAGGTGTTATGGGCGGTGGAATTGCTTGGCTATATTCTAACATAGATATTCCAGTTAGAATGAGGGATATTACCACAAACGCATTAGCTCTTGGTTTTAAACAAGTTAACAAAATATATCGGCAATTATTGAAAATTAGAAAATATAATAAAAATCAAATTACCAATAAATTAGCTTTAATTTCGGCAACAACAGAAATGGTTGGTTTTAAGTCTTGTGATATTGTTAGTGAGGCGGTGATTGAGAATCTTGACATAAAAAAAATGGTTGCCTTGGAGATTGAGAAAAATGTCGATAAGAAATGTATAATTGCTTCAAATACTTCCTCTATTTCAATTACTGAAATGGCTAAAGATCTAAAATATCCAGAGAGATTTATTGGTTTGCATTTTTTCAATCCAGTTAATAAAATGCCATTAGTCGAGATTATAGCTGGTAAAAAAACTAACAAAGAAACTATAGCTTCAGTAGTTAAATTAGCAAAAAGGGCTAAGAAAACTCCAATAGTGGTAGCAGATTGCGCCGGTTTTTTAGTAAATAGAATATTATTAACTTACATAAATGAGGCATTTTATATCTTGCAAGAAATTGGAGATGCAAAAAGAATTGATAATGTCATTGAGAAATTTGGTATGCCGATGGGTCCTTTTATCCTAGCTGATACGGTAGGTCTAGATGTTGGTTATAAAGTAGCCAAAATTCTAGAAGATGCTTATGGCCAAAGGATGTTAGTATCTAAATTAATAGATCAGCTTTACAATAACAAAAAATTATTAGGTAAAAAATCAGGCGCGGGCATATATCTATATCAAGGTAAAAAAGTAACATGTAACTTTGCTATTAATTCTTTATGTAACAAAAATGAAATTACAGATGGTGAAATACAAGATCGACTTATTTTGGTAATGATTAATGAGGCGGCTAGATGTTTAGAAGAGAAAGTTGTTGATTCAGCAGAATATTTGGATATGGCCATGATTATGGGTACAGGCTTTCCTGCTTTTAGGGGTGGCTTGTTGAGATATGCTGACAAATTATCTATAGCTGATTTAATTGATAAATTAAATAAGCTAAGTGATCAGTATGGTGATAAATTTAGCCCTGCTAATTTATTACTTAAGATGAAAAAAGAGCAAACTAAATTTTATAATTGA